One region of Coregonus clupeaformis isolate EN_2021a unplaced genomic scaffold, ASM2061545v1 scaf1823, whole genome shotgun sequence genomic DNA includes:
- the LOC121562359 gene encoding NACHT, LRR and PYD domains-containing protein 1 homolog: protein MKLNVDHGGEFRLKSGLRKYACHLTLDPNTANPHLILSEGNRKVTRVEEKQHYEDHPDRFDSLPQVLCREGLSGSRYYWEVERDGDWAYIGVVYKGMKRKGDMEDNRKSWCLFCSDRIPQSCKTCDHVEDSTQWLQIEPLTSTVQGVKMFRHRTPKGRYECTVSGLRWVCERDVILKYHFRNWEPYSQLLKDMQYGQGGPLLDISMELGELEEVHLPHFVCLGTNPSLRNEIKILHVEEHGVSVEEVHEVTRFHAKILHPKFSAISVILSYIFFWNVDVHCDVVLYMAVKKATVISRLYMLLRNSSQKEAVRDREKNQVSQGYSEFLLSSPNRSLKLNSWFAVKNPHSSSINPEKIQLLPADTTPSCCKMVMRNTGVDIEMELIGDDERTVWKSVVSKDEYSKDSHPIALTVPDIPAEEFLKKHWAKLIQRTKTQCQ from the exons ATGAAGCTGAA TGTGGATCATGGTGGAGAGTTCAGGCTGAAATCAGGGCTGAGGAAAT ATGCCTGTCATCTCACCCTGGACCCAAATACAGCAAACCCACACCTGATACTGTCTGAGGGGAACAGGAAGGTGACACGGGTGGAGGAGAAGCAGCATTATGAAGACCATCCAGACAGATTTGACAGTCTTCCCCAAGTTCTCTGCAGAGAAGGCTTATCTGGATCTCGttattactgggaggtggagagggatggtGACTGGGCTTACATTGGTGTGGTGTACAAAGGAATGAAGaggaagggagatatggaggatAACAGGAAGTCCTGGTGTTTATTCTGCTCTGACA GGATTCCTCAGAGCTGTAAGACTTGTGACCATGTTGAG GACTCCACACAGTGGCTTCAGATTGAACCCTTGACTTCCACTGTCCAGGGAGTGAAAATGTTCAG GCACAGGACACCCAAAGGGCGTTATGAGTGCACAGTGTCTGGGCTCCgctgggtgtgtgagagagatgtcaTTCTGAAGTATCACTTCAGGAACTGGGAACCCTACAGTCAACTTCTGAAAGACATGCAGTACGGACAAGGTGGTCCATTGCTGGACATCTCTATGGAGTTAGGTGAACTGGAGGAAGTTCATCTGCCACACTTTGTCTGTTTAG GGACCAACCCTTCCCTGAGGAATGAGATTAAGATTCTTCATGTAGAGGAACATGGAGTGTCTGTTGAGGAAGTGCATGAGGTCACCAGATTCCATGCTAAGATTCTCCATCCCAAGTTCTCAGCTATCTCTGTTATACTGAGCTATATCTTTTTTTGGAACGTAGATGTCCACTGTGACGTGGTCCTCTATATGGCAGTAAAAAAGGCAACAGTAATTTCACGGCTGTACATGCTCCTCAGAAACTCCAGTCAGAAAGAG GCTGTTCGGGACCGGGAGAAGAATCAGGTGTCCCAAGGATATTCAGAATTTCTGCTGTCAAGTCCAAACAGGTCCTTAAAGCTGAACAGTTGGTTTGCAGTCAAGaatccccattcctcctccatcaatccAGAG AAGATTCAGCTGTTACCTGCAGACACCACACCAAGCTGTTGTAAGATGGTTATGAGAAACACAGGGGTTGACATTGAGATGGAGTTAATCGGGGATGATGAGAGGACAGTATGGAAATCAGTGGTATCAAAAG ATGAATACAGCAAAGACTCTCATCCAATAG CATTAACAGTCCCTGACATTCCTGCTGAGGAGTTTCTGAAGAAACACTGGGCTAAACTAATTCAGCGAACCAAAACTCAATGCCAATAG